The following coding sequences lie in one Pontibacter sp. G13 genomic window:
- a CDS encoding two-component regulator propeller domain-containing protein: MTRLYLCICLWLFSQGLHAQWNELSVKQATTMEGLSHNSVQCVFEDSRGFIWLGTTDGLNRYDGHSFKTYQIRSDIPGALQSNSIYHISEDENQILWISSRTHEVCFFDLKKDRFVPADELPVQYRLPAGFVYWEVVHVGKEEHWICGKGDILISTPTGVKSLKQEGLLPLEMEIDIPKMVSKTADSVWVVVRSGQIFCMSRDDSDPTGIRIDFLKNNIKVNDLILYKNGMLLGTNEGILAKFPWHERPVKINLVPAITIYAQDETLWVGTREGIWGYQLDSLLAPFEDRTAGQLPTPHPLEAFGRKVPHLSSHVYNITEDRNGIIWIGTKGDGLLQFNPRADKFRFYSLGGEQRIRRRVRAILEDHQGRIWIGSDGKGMFRLATAPDGNRQLKEVHPTVNPNQFIHRLYELDLLGTPHLFQGTHFPSRPKILDISGDQPKEANAFEKLLLKRGSITDIIQDSQWIWISTFNQGVFRYNLETDEITEIKISEDTGEWPAHKPRSFLLDRSGRLWLGTSKGLFMIPANEKTRPVPRMLTFNHDPKDSTSLSHDYVLPLLQSSSGEIWIGTMGGGLNRWVEKKQRFEHWTTADGLSSNTLKGILEDDDGNLWISSNRGISQFDPSTERFINYDPSDGLQDYEFTDLSCYKTQAGEMLFGGVRGMNAFFPGQIHQDASVSPVIFTDLQVMNEQISPQQKLNGRVLIDTYLHDAAELNLRYDEHTFTISFVGLNYRSPKKIQYQYRLAGFEETWVHTDASARFAKYTKVPPGTYRFEVRASNTDGVWNGPTRSLIITIRPPFWQSNAAIAGYLVLGLLLIFFFRRYSLIRIQRKNEWIMQAFEQEKVQELAQMKLQFFTNVSHEFRTPLTLIQGYLDKVISTVNREVRQDLQIVQRNTRILLKLASELMDLQKMEQEYEHDVHSLEDLTILARESFDSFRWWAAQKDVQLDFQGPGIPQMVWMDTHGIERVCYNLLSNALKHTSPGGSIKIKIVEFQKEVCLSVQDTGQGIPKEDQAYVFKRFYQATKFREIHRMGTGIGLAYSKAIVERHQGKLYFESEEGVGTTFFLRLPKGSSYLSESQKDQEGQAETSTHAKVDAALLSKLRQRPEVIEPSELSPKAPCVLLVEDNHSIRSMLKEILSTRYRIVEAGEGEQALEMCIAHQPDLVVSDVMMPGMDGLAFCEALKQHEEISHIPVILLTAKDGAEMKQKGYEHGADAYVTKPFEMSVLQAQIQSIIESRQKLIDRIKTSGYEINLKDVELTKSDSQFMEQVLSVMEQHVEQMDFSVIQFAQSLNMSRATFNRKLKAMTGHTALRFMRDYRIKRAASLLSQSDLSIKEVFFQSGIANMKSFRQYFREEYGQSPREYRKNALTKTYGSRDGTNGI; this comes from the coding sequence ATGACTCGGCTGTATCTCTGTATATGCCTTTGGCTGTTCTCCCAAGGACTCCATGCACAATGGAATGAACTCAGTGTGAAACAGGCCACAACCATGGAGGGCCTCTCCCACAATAGCGTCCAATGCGTGTTTGAGGATAGTCGCGGTTTCATCTGGCTGGGAACTACAGATGGGCTGAATCGCTACGATGGGCACTCCTTCAAAACCTACCAGATCCGCTCCGACATCCCGGGCGCCCTCCAAAGCAATAGCATCTACCACATCTCGGAGGACGAAAACCAAATCCTCTGGATCAGTTCCCGCACCCATGAAGTTTGCTTCTTTGACTTAAAGAAAGACCGGTTCGTTCCTGCCGACGAGCTTCCAGTCCAATACCGGCTTCCAGCGGGATTTGTCTATTGGGAAGTGGTGCATGTGGGAAAGGAGGAACACTGGATTTGTGGGAAAGGCGATATCCTCATCTCCACCCCTACGGGAGTCAAATCCCTCAAGCAGGAAGGCCTTTTGCCTTTGGAAATGGAAATCGATATCCCCAAAATGGTGTCGAAAACTGCCGATTCTGTTTGGGTAGTGGTCCGATCTGGGCAGATATTCTGCATGAGTAGAGATGATAGCGACCCTACAGGAATCCGGATTGATTTCCTCAAAAACAACATCAAGGTCAATGACCTCATTCTCTACAAAAATGGCATGCTACTCGGTACCAATGAGGGCATTTTGGCGAAATTTCCTTGGCATGAGCGACCAGTGAAGATCAATCTAGTTCCAGCCATCACGATCTACGCACAAGACGAAACGCTTTGGGTAGGAACCCGCGAGGGAATTTGGGGCTACCAATTGGATTCTCTACTGGCTCCCTTCGAGGATCGGACAGCGGGCCAATTGCCCACTCCACATCCTCTGGAAGCATTCGGCAGGAAGGTCCCACACCTATCGAGCCATGTCTACAATATCACGGAAGATCGAAACGGGATCATCTGGATCGGAACCAAAGGAGATGGGCTCCTCCAATTCAACCCGCGCGCGGATAAGTTTCGATTCTATTCCCTCGGCGGGGAACAGCGGATCAGGCGTAGGGTCCGGGCTATTCTTGAAGACCATCAAGGCCGGATTTGGATCGGAAGCGATGGAAAGGGCATGTTTCGGCTCGCAACGGCCCCAGATGGAAATCGCCAACTGAAGGAAGTGCATCCAACCGTCAACCCCAATCAGTTCATTCATCGGCTGTACGAGTTGGATCTATTGGGAACGCCCCACCTGTTTCAAGGCACACACTTTCCTTCCAGGCCCAAAATCCTCGATATTTCCGGCGATCAGCCCAAGGAGGCAAACGCTTTCGAGAAACTCCTCCTGAAAAGGGGGTCGATCACGGATATCATCCAAGATTCGCAATGGATCTGGATTTCGACTTTCAATCAGGGGGTATTCCGCTACAACCTTGAGACAGATGAAATCACTGAAATCAAGATTTCCGAGGACACGGGGGAATGGCCCGCACACAAGCCGAGGAGTTTCCTTCTGGACCGCTCTGGAAGGCTATGGCTCGGGACCAGTAAGGGATTGTTTATGATTCCTGCGAATGAAAAGACCCGGCCTGTTCCGAGGATGCTGACCTTCAACCATGATCCCAAAGATTCTACAAGTCTCAGTCATGACTATGTGTTGCCGCTCCTCCAATCCTCCTCTGGCGAAATCTGGATCGGCACAATGGGAGGCGGACTCAATCGATGGGTGGAAAAAAAGCAACGATTCGAACACTGGACTACCGCAGATGGCCTTTCCAGCAATACCCTCAAAGGCATTTTGGAGGACGATGACGGCAATCTATGGATCTCATCGAATCGAGGTATTTCCCAATTCGATCCTTCCACCGAGCGATTTATCAATTACGATCCATCCGATGGGCTTCAAGACTATGAATTCACCGACTTGTCCTGCTACAAGACCCAAGCTGGGGAAATGCTCTTTGGGGGAGTCCGTGGCATGAATGCATTTTTCCCGGGGCAAATCCATCAAGATGCCTCCGTATCGCCGGTGATATTTACGGATCTGCAAGTCATGAATGAGCAGATTTCCCCGCAGCAGAAACTCAATGGACGTGTCCTGATTGACACCTATCTCCATGATGCCGCCGAATTGAATCTGCGGTATGACGAGCACACCTTTACCATCTCATTTGTCGGACTCAATTACCGCTCGCCCAAGAAGATCCAGTACCAGTATCGTCTAGCGGGATTTGAGGAAACGTGGGTACACACCGATGCCTCCGCTCGATTTGCCAAATACACCAAGGTTCCCCCGGGTACCTACCGATTCGAGGTCCGCGCCTCCAATACCGACGGCGTATGGAATGGTCCTACACGATCATTGATCATCACGATTCGTCCTCCATTTTGGCAAAGCAATGCAGCTATTGCGGGATATCTCGTCCTCGGATTGCTACTAATCTTCTTTTTCAGACGCTACTCGCTCATTCGCATCCAGCGAAAGAATGAGTGGATTATGCAGGCTTTCGAACAGGAAAAGGTGCAGGAATTGGCCCAGATGAAGCTGCAATTCTTCACCAATGTCTCCCACGAATTCCGCACACCGCTCACATTGATCCAAGGCTATCTCGACAAGGTGATTTCCACCGTCAATCGAGAGGTTCGGCAAGATCTCCAGATCGTACAGCGGAACACGCGCATTTTGCTCAAACTCGCTTCCGAGCTGATGGACCTCCAAAAGATGGAGCAGGAGTATGAACACGACGTTCATTCGCTTGAAGACTTGACCATTCTGGCACGAGAAAGCTTCGATTCCTTCCGATGGTGGGCAGCGCAAAAGGATGTCCAGCTTGATTTTCAAGGCCCTGGCATCCCGCAAATGGTCTGGATGGATACGCATGGCATCGAGCGGGTGTGTTACAACCTACTGTCCAATGCGCTCAAGCATACCTCACCGGGAGGGAGTATCAAGATCAAGATCGTCGAATTTCAAAAGGAGGTCTGCTTGTCTGTTCAAGACACTGGCCAAGGGATCCCGAAGGAAGATCAGGCCTATGTGTTCAAGCGATTTTACCAAGCCACCAAATTCCGGGAGATTCACCGCATGGGAACGGGTATTGGGCTCGCGTACTCCAAGGCGATTGTGGAGCGACATCAGGGCAAACTATATTTTGAAAGTGAGGAGGGTGTGGGTACGACCTTCTTTTTGAGATTGCCCAAGGGTTCGTCTTATTTGTCAGAATCGCAAAAAGATCAGGAAGGTCAGGCCGAAACCTCCACGCACGCCAAGGTCGATGCTGCCTTGCTCAGCAAGCTCCGACAGCGCCCTGAGGTCATCGAGCCTTCTGAATTGTCCCCAAAAGCGCCATGTGTCTTGCTGGTAGAGGATAATCACTCGATCCGTTCGATGCTCAAGGAAATTCTGTCCACTCGATATCGGATCGTTGAAGCGGGAGAGGGGGAACAAGCACTGGAAATGTGCATCGCCCATCAACCGGATCTGGTGGTCAGTGATGTCATGATGCCCGGCATGGACGGACTGGCCTTTTGCGAGGCCCTTAAGCAACATGAGGAAATCAGCCATATTCCGGTGATTCTCCTGACTGCGAAGGATGGTGCAGAAATGAAGCAAAAAGGCTATGAACATGGTGCGGATGCCTATGTGACCAAGCCGTTTGAAATGTCGGTCTTGCAAGCGCAAATTCAGTCGATCATCGAATCCCGACAAAAGCTGATCGACAGGATCAAGACCTCTGGATATGAGATCAATCTCAAGGACGTCGAATTGACCAAGTCAGACAGTCAGTTCATGGAGCAGGTCTTGAGCGTGATGGAGCAGCATGTAGAGCAGATGGATTTTTCGGTGATACAATTTGCCCAGAGCCTCAATATGTCGCGAGCCACCTTCAACCGCAAACTGAAGGCTATGACCGGACATACCGCGTTGAGATTTATGCGAGATTATCGGATCAAACGAGCAGCCAGCTTGCTGTCCCAAAGCGACCTCTCCATCAAGGAGGTTTTCTTCCAATCGGGCATTGCCAACATGAAATCCTTCCGCCAATACTTCCGAGAAGAATATGGCCAGTCCCCTCGGGAGTACCGGAAAAATGCCCTGACTAAAACATATGGATCAAGGGATGGCACAAATGGTATATAA
- a CDS encoding sulfatase-like hydrolase/transferase yields MKSSLFVKSIQVLALTFALSLPSMGQAQQKNVLFIMADDFNHWLNRLGYYPDAQTPNLDNLASKGVLFADAHCSSPVCNPSRNAIWSGLRPSTTGITANGDGYVRDKAGFENVVTMNQYFKQQGYYVYGGGKLYHPGSMGNNETDPNNWSDLYNGPSGSPGGSLYSWSSPSGDGLWKWSAGTFNIADANDTKLAQHMADQISTYNRSEPFFIAAGLFRPHLPWNTHKDFFDMFDPNTLPVPDGYLVNDGNDINYNGNTRYHDAVADGVYKDAIRAYLANMAYADYNVGIILDALDNSPASIKNNTIVVFMGDHGWHLGEKDRMGKSADFEIAHHTTLIIYDPAANGNGGISQKVVSLQDVYPTLIDLCGLPARGDVEGNSLQPLLQNPNSGSWNKPILMTYRNNDIIKTDQWRLIDNGASSQLYDMVNDPYEWTNLYGQSQYNSIVTDLRAKIDSIKLIGTNLVIGSNPSGFVHLENKAHTKFLQCTDGADGTGSGNNVRGIDNNKTGTWTQWSLVDAGGGNFRVENNEFGLWLQCTNQTDPTDGQPNSATDSPTWSVRAVGTNNNGNQTKWKKVDAGNGYFRLENVQFGRWLQMTDLIDVDNANGAGPVQVRAVPNTKTGDWTRWREVTVSARKAAPALQDLKVYPNPTQDHLIIQGLPKIQSIEVLDLKGAVVLTVEAKSKIDVSPLSAGVYILRTEGFESVRFTKQ; encoded by the coding sequence ATGAAATCATCCCTCTTCGTAAAATCGATACAGGTTCTCGCGTTGACCTTTGCTTTGAGCCTCCCTTCCATGGGGCAAGCTCAGCAGAAGAACGTCCTATTCATCATGGCCGATGACTTTAACCATTGGCTCAACCGACTCGGGTACTACCCAGACGCACAGACGCCCAACCTGGACAATCTCGCCAGCAAAGGGGTGTTGTTTGCAGATGCGCACTGTTCTTCTCCGGTCTGCAATCCTTCCAGAAACGCCATTTGGTCGGGATTGAGACCTTCTACCACTGGCATCACTGCGAATGGTGATGGGTATGTGAGAGACAAAGCTGGCTTTGAAAACGTAGTAACCATGAATCAGTATTTCAAGCAGCAAGGTTACTATGTGTATGGGGGCGGCAAACTTTATCACCCCGGCAGTATGGGCAACAATGAGACCGACCCCAATAACTGGAGTGATCTCTACAATGGTCCATCAGGAAGTCCCGGTGGTTCTCTCTACAGTTGGTCTTCTCCCAGTGGGGATGGACTGTGGAAATGGAGTGCTGGTACATTCAACATCGCCGACGCCAACGATACCAAGTTGGCGCAACATATGGCCGATCAAATTTCCACCTACAATCGAAGTGAACCATTCTTCATTGCTGCGGGGCTGTTTCGTCCCCATCTACCTTGGAATACCCACAAGGACTTTTTTGACATGTTTGACCCCAATACGCTGCCTGTTCCTGATGGCTATCTGGTGAATGACGGGAATGATATCAACTACAACGGCAACACCCGATATCATGATGCAGTAGCGGATGGAGTCTACAAAGATGCGATTCGGGCCTACCTAGCCAACATGGCCTATGCGGACTACAACGTCGGAATCATATTGGATGCGCTAGACAATAGTCCTGCATCGATCAAGAACAACACCATTGTGGTATTCATGGGAGACCACGGTTGGCATCTTGGGGAAAAAGATCGAATGGGAAAGAGCGCAGACTTTGAGATTGCCCACCATACCACTTTGATCATCTATGATCCAGCTGCCAACGGTAACGGGGGAATCAGTCAAAAGGTCGTAAGCCTCCAAGACGTTTATCCGACCTTGATCGACCTTTGCGGTTTGCCCGCCCGGGGTGATGTGGAAGGAAACAGTCTCCAACCTTTGTTGCAGAATCCCAACAGTGGGAGTTGGAACAAACCTATCCTGATGACTTATCGAAACAATGATATCATCAAAACAGATCAATGGCGCTTGATTGATAATGGAGCCAGCAGTCAATTGTATGACATGGTCAATGATCCCTACGAATGGACCAACCTCTATGGCCAGTCCCAATACAACAGCATCGTAACCGATCTAAGAGCCAAAATTGACAGCATCAAGCTCATTGGAACGAATCTCGTCATCGGGAGCAATCCGAGCGGCTTCGTGCACTTAGAGAATAAAGCCCACACCAAATTCCTGCAATGCACCGATGGGGCCGATGGAACAGGATCTGGCAATAATGTCCGGGGTATCGACAACAATAAAACCGGTACTTGGACTCAGTGGAGTTTAGTGGATGCAGGTGGAGGAAATTTCCGGGTGGAGAATAATGAATTTGGACTCTGGCTACAGTGCACCAATCAGACTGACCCTACTGACGGTCAGCCCAATTCCGCTACCGACAGCCCAACTTGGTCAGTCAGGGCTGTAGGAACCAATAACAACGGCAATCAAACCAAATGGAAGAAAGTAGATGCTGGCAATGGGTATTTCCGTCTGGAAAACGTGCAGTTCGGAAGGTGGCTACAGATGACCGATCTCATCGATGTAGATAATGCCAATGGTGCCGGACCGGTGCAGGTACGTGCCGTACCAAACACCAAGACAGGGGATTGGACTCGGTGGAGAGAGGTAACCGTTTCAGCCAGAAAAGCGGCCCCAGCACTGCAAGACTTGAAAGTTTACCCCAATCCGACACAGGATCATCTCATCATTCAAGGACTTCCTAAAATCCAGTCTATCGAAGTCCTCGATCTGAAAGGGGCGGTAGTCCTGACTGTTGAAGCCAAAAGCAAAATAGATGTGAGTCCTCTTTCGGCTGGTGTATACATTCTGAGGACAGAGGGCTTCGAATCTGTGAGATTCACCAAGCAATAG